A single region of the Aeromicrobium chenweiae genome encodes:
- a CDS encoding ABC transporter ATP-binding protein: protein MPAVEVVDLVMRYGAVTAVDGLNLRVEAGTVTAILGPNGAGKTTTIETCEGFRSPHGGTVRVLGLDPVAQGHLLRPRVGVMLQSGGAWSGARSDEMLRHIASLHAHPLDVDLLIERLGMGSYGRTPYRRLSGGQQQRLSLAMAIVGRPELLFLDEPTAGLDPAARRSTWELIAELRSSGVTTVLTTHFMDEAEALSDLIHIVDAGRVIASGTPSALAASGAKNTVRFTARAGLDLENLMLDLPHDTKVDEIAPGSYVIAGEVDPALLATLTAWCAAQGVLTHSLLVERQTLEDRFLELTGKALR from the coding sequence GTGCCCGCCGTCGAAGTCGTCGACCTCGTCATGCGCTACGGAGCGGTCACCGCAGTCGACGGTCTGAACCTCCGAGTCGAGGCAGGCACCGTCACCGCGATCCTCGGTCCCAACGGCGCCGGCAAGACCACCACGATCGAGACGTGTGAGGGATTCCGCTCCCCGCACGGCGGCACGGTCCGCGTCCTGGGGCTGGACCCGGTCGCCCAGGGACACCTTCTGCGCCCGCGTGTCGGGGTGATGCTGCAGTCCGGCGGGGCCTGGTCCGGAGCGCGGTCGGACGAGATGCTGCGCCACATCGCGTCGCTGCACGCGCACCCCCTCGACGTCGACCTCCTGATCGAGCGCCTCGGCATGGGCTCGTACGGCAGGACGCCCTATCGCCGGCTCTCCGGTGGCCAGCAGCAGCGTCTGAGCCTGGCCATGGCGATCGTCGGACGGCCCGAGCTCCTGTTCCTCGACGAGCCGACCGCGGGCCTGGACCCGGCGGCCCGCCGCTCCACGTGGGAGCTCATCGCCGAGCTGCGCTCCAGCGGCGTGACGACCGTGCTGACGACCCACTTCATGGACGAGGCCGAGGCCCTGTCCGACCTGATCCACATCGTCGACGCCGGGCGCGTCATCGCGTCGGGCACGCCGTCGGCCCTCGCGGCCTCCGGCGCCAAGAACACCGTGCGCTTCACCGCACGAGCGGGCCTCGACCTCGAGAACCTGATGCTCGACCTCCCCCACGACACGAAGGTCGACGAGATCGCGCCGGGCTCGTACGTGATCGCCGGCGAGGTCGACCCCGCGCTGCTTGCGACGCTCACCGCCTGGTGCGCGGCGCAGGGCGTCCTGACGCACTCGCTGCTCGTCGAGCGCCAGACCCTCGAGGACCGGTTCCTCGAGCTGACCGGGAAGGCCCTGCGATGA
- a CDS encoding polysaccharide deacetylase family protein has product MQNISPNGPIKLAVTVDDPFMWKGADFPPDYSPAGVATSMADAFAEHGVPGVYSFASTLPTDDHPEWLEALDSWVERGHHVGAHTHSHSSLNWGPADPYIDDIDRNMGILEPWIAQAPTRYFRYAFDMWGDEQAKTDAVQLHLARRGYVPAPITTWFYDVQFLVSYIRTLVAGDEEGRAWIRKTFASTAVESLRSQAAAARAVFGRDPVHIALIHGTPVAGDCYGDVLAAYAEHGVEFVTLEEAMADPANQIVAPTVTRFFRNSTQKWAEYAGIDVENTPPQVLHQVREICLIEGMDENAVLGPALVAAAESVGATFVPTDLDWSPEVLQQ; this is encoded by the coding sequence ATGCAGAACATCTCCCCCAACGGACCCATCAAGCTCGCTGTCACCGTCGACGACCCCTTCATGTGGAAAGGCGCTGACTTTCCCCCTGACTACTCACCGGCGGGCGTGGCCACCTCCATGGCCGACGCGTTCGCCGAACATGGTGTCCCCGGTGTCTACAGCTTCGCGTCAACCCTGCCGACCGATGACCACCCGGAATGGCTGGAGGCCCTGGACTCCTGGGTGGAACGGGGTCACCACGTCGGGGCGCACACACACTCGCACTCGAGCCTCAACTGGGGGCCGGCCGATCCGTACATCGACGACATCGACCGCAACATGGGGATCCTCGAGCCCTGGATCGCCCAGGCGCCAACCCGCTACTTCCGGTACGCCTTCGACATGTGGGGCGACGAGCAGGCGAAGACCGACGCGGTGCAGCTGCACCTCGCGCGCCGGGGCTACGTCCCCGCTCCCATCACGACATGGTTCTACGACGTCCAGTTCCTCGTCTCCTACATCCGCACCCTGGTGGCCGGCGACGAAGAAGGTCGAGCCTGGATCCGCAAGACCTTCGCGAGCACGGCGGTCGAGTCTCTCCGCAGTCAGGCCGCGGCAGCCCGTGCAGTGTTCGGGCGCGACCCTGTGCACATCGCCCTGATTCACGGCACCCCGGTCGCAGGCGACTGCTACGGGGACGTCCTCGCGGCGTACGCCGAGCACGGCGTCGAGTTCGTGACGCTGGAGGAAGCGATGGCCGACCCGGCTAACCAGATCGTGGCGCCCACGGTCACGAGGTTCTTCCGCAACTCGACCCAAAAGTGGGCTGAGTACGCGGGCATCGACGTGGAGAACACGCCGCCCCAGGTGCTCCACCAGGTCCGCGAGATCTGTCTGATCGAAGGCATGGACGAGAACGCGGTGCTGGGACCTGCCCTGGTCGCGGCAGCTGAGAGCGTGGGCGCCACGTTCGTACCCACAGACCTGGACTGGTCGCCCGAGGTGCTCCAGCAATGA
- a CDS encoding inositol monophosphatase family protein — MDDLDLAVSLVTEAGSLAAAMRAEGLSAEQKTSVSDVVTAADRAAEELVTTTLLRERAADGLLGEEGSQRDGTSGRRWVIDPVDGTYNFFSGLAYWCSALALEDADGTVLGAVHQPVTGETWLGGRDHPTTLDGVPVPRLADRPLAECSLATYVHPSTLSDPDVREVWLALVQGAATPRVLGSGSCDLAGVAGGRVGVWAQHSCPDWDWLPGQALVRAAGGRAEVVEHRGYRWHVAGNEQAVAELLDLLLQS; from the coding sequence ATGGACGATCTCGACCTCGCCGTCTCCCTCGTCACCGAAGCAGGCAGCCTGGCCGCCGCGATGCGCGCCGAGGGCCTCTCCGCCGAGCAGAAGACGTCGGTGAGCGACGTCGTCACCGCAGCCGACCGTGCCGCGGAAGAGCTCGTCACCACGACGTTGCTGCGCGAACGCGCCGCCGACGGCCTGCTCGGTGAGGAGGGCTCACAGCGCGACGGGACGTCGGGGCGTCGCTGGGTCATCGACCCGGTCGACGGCACCTACAACTTCTTCTCCGGACTGGCCTACTGGTGCAGCGCCCTCGCGCTCGAGGACGCCGACGGCACGGTCCTCGGTGCCGTGCACCAGCCCGTCACCGGCGAGACCTGGCTCGGCGGACGTGACCACCCCACGACCCTCGACGGGGTCCCCGTCCCCCGGCTGGCCGACCGCCCGCTGGCCGAGTGCAGCCTGGCCACGTATGTGCACCCCTCGACGCTGTCCGATCCCGACGTCCGCGAGGTGTGGCTCGCCCTCGTCCAGGGCGCCGCGACGCCGCGCGTCCTCGGCTCCGGGTCGTGCGACCTCGCCGGCGTCGCGGGGGGACGCGTGGGCGTCTGGGCCCAGCACTCGTGCCCCGACTGGGACTGGCTGCCCGGACAGGCGCTCGTGCGCGCCGCCGGCGGACGGGCCGAGGTGGTCGAGCACCGTGGCTACCGATGGCACGTGGCCGGCAACGAGCAGGCCGTCGCCGAGCTGCTCGACCTGCTGCTGCAGTCCTGA
- a CDS encoding SDR family oxidoreductase, with translation MTDLFSVAGKTVLITGGSRGIGATAARGYVEAGAHAIVSSRNADACERTADALSALGRCTAAPADVSTPDGVRALVEAVDRVAEGKLDILLNNAGVTWGAPLEDFPRKGWDKVLATNLTAVFQLTVAMLPALRRSASAANPARVISVGLVDGLRVSPFDNFSYGASKAGVHLLTRHLASTLADEHVLVNAIAPGAFRSDMTAFALDDEAAHAEIVAGIPLSRVGAADDIVGALLYLSSPASAYVTGTVLPVDGGVSGCA, from the coding sequence ATGACAGACCTGTTCTCGGTGGCAGGCAAGACGGTCCTCATCACGGGCGGCTCCCGAGGCATCGGTGCGACGGCGGCTCGCGGTTACGTCGAAGCCGGAGCCCACGCCATCGTGTCGTCTCGCAACGCCGATGCCTGCGAGAGGACTGCCGACGCCCTGTCCGCGCTCGGGCGCTGTACCGCGGCTCCTGCTGACGTGTCCACACCTGACGGAGTGCGAGCACTCGTCGAGGCCGTCGACCGGGTCGCTGAGGGCAAGCTCGACATTCTGCTCAACAACGCAGGAGTGACCTGGGGTGCACCCCTCGAGGACTTTCCGCGCAAGGGGTGGGACAAGGTGCTGGCGACCAACCTGACGGCTGTGTTCCAGCTGACCGTCGCCATGCTGCCGGCACTTCGACGATCAGCTTCCGCCGCAAACCCGGCGCGCGTCATCTCAGTCGGGTTGGTGGACGGTCTGCGGGTATCGCCGTTCGACAACTTCTCCTACGGGGCGAGCAAAGCCGGCGTCCACCTGCTCACACGCCATCTGGCATCCACCTTGGCCGACGAACACGTCTTGGTGAACGCGATCGCTCCTGGCGCCTTCCGCAGCGACATGACCGCGTTCGCTTTGGACGACGAGGCCGCACACGCCGAGATCGTCGCAGGCATCCCGCTGTCCCGGGTCGGCGCGGCCGACGACATCGTCGGAGCCTTGCTGTACCTCTCGTCACCGGCATCCGCCTACGTCACCGGCACCGTGCTGCCGGTCGATGGCGGTGTCAGCGGTTGCGCCTGA
- a CDS encoding ABC transporter permease: protein MSAPSTLDLSPRPGAAPRAAMLRAQTVMELRLQGRNAEQVLLTMVIPLVLLVLGAKASGVVDLGPGRTIDIITPGILALAVLSTSFTSLAIATGFERRYGIIKRLGASPLPRWGLLFGKIGAVVIVEVIQLAVLSAVGFLLGWDPHGGVTAVIQMVGLLVLGTAAFGSLGLLIAGTLRAEATLALANLVYVLLLVGGGLLVPLSRYPESARHVLQLLPSGALGQGLRDTFAGHGPTAFSVVVLLTWTVCASLLVSRTFKWE from the coding sequence ATGAGCGCCCCGTCCACGCTCGACCTCAGCCCCCGCCCGGGCGCCGCCCCGCGGGCGGCGATGCTGCGTGCGCAGACCGTGATGGAGCTGCGCCTGCAGGGCCGCAACGCCGAGCAGGTTCTGCTGACGATGGTCATCCCGCTGGTGCTGCTGGTGCTGGGCGCCAAGGCCAGCGGGGTCGTCGACCTGGGGCCCGGCCGCACGATCGACATCATCACGCCGGGCATCCTCGCGCTCGCGGTGCTGTCGACGTCGTTCACGTCCCTCGCGATCGCGACCGGGTTCGAGCGCCGCTACGGCATCATCAAGCGTCTCGGCGCCTCTCCCCTGCCTCGCTGGGGACTGCTGTTCGGCAAGATCGGCGCCGTCGTCATCGTCGAGGTGATCCAGCTCGCGGTGCTGTCCGCGGTCGGCTTCCTGCTCGGCTGGGACCCGCACGGCGGCGTGACCGCGGTGATCCAGATGGTCGGCCTGCTCGTGCTGGGCACGGCGGCATTCGGCTCCCTGGGCCTGCTCATCGCCGGCACGCTGCGGGCGGAGGCCACGCTCGCCCTCGCCAACCTCGTGTACGTCCTGCTGCTCGTCGGCGGTGGCCTGCTGGTGCCGCTGAGCCGTTACCCCGAGTCCGCCCGGCACGTGCTGCAGCTGCTGCCGTCCGGTGCGCTGGGCCAGGGACTGCGGGACACCTTCGCCGGTCACGGACCGACGGCGTTCTCCGTCGTCGTGCTGCTGACCTGGACCGTGTGCGCGAGCCTGCTGGTCTCGCGGACCTTCAAGTGGGAGTGA
- a CDS encoding NADP-dependent oxidoreductase: MTTSRRFVLAHRPDGQVRAEDFELDHSDVTLPDRPAMVLETLWVSLDPAIRGWLDDRPSYLPPVGLGDPVRALGLARVIESTLLGFEPGQVVRGFVGWQEHLVTDDPSAWELVDEHPGTPLVQRLGVLGMTGLTAWVGMMDIARPQAGETVVVSAAAGAVGSVAAQLAKSAGARVVGVAGGPHKGRLLLDQLGLDAVVDYRADDWHEQLTAATPDGVDVNFENVGGPVMEAVIDRFNNHARMTLCGLIEGYNMRTRPPGPRNFGLLLTKRIRMEGLIAVDHFNRAREVERDLVDLMDRGLLKPLETVVEGFDALPETFVASFAGGHVGKLAVRLGQS; this comes from the coding sequence ATGACCACTTCCCGCCGCTTTGTGCTCGCACACCGTCCTGACGGTCAGGTACGCGCCGAGGACTTCGAGCTGGACCACTCGGACGTGACGCTGCCGGATCGTCCTGCCATGGTCCTCGAGACACTGTGGGTGTCCCTGGACCCAGCCATCCGCGGCTGGCTGGACGACCGACCCAGCTACCTGCCACCGGTCGGGCTCGGCGACCCGGTGAGGGCCTTGGGGTTGGCCCGGGTGATCGAGTCGACGCTCTTGGGGTTCGAGCCTGGTCAGGTTGTGCGAGGTTTTGTCGGATGGCAGGAGCACCTCGTCACTGACGATCCGTCGGCGTGGGAGCTCGTTGACGAGCACCCGGGCACGCCGCTGGTCCAGCGTCTCGGTGTGCTCGGGATGACTGGGCTGACCGCGTGGGTCGGCATGATGGATATCGCCCGTCCTCAGGCAGGTGAGACGGTCGTCGTGTCCGCAGCAGCCGGGGCGGTGGGGTCGGTGGCCGCACAGCTCGCCAAGTCCGCCGGAGCGCGGGTGGTCGGGGTGGCGGGTGGACCTCACAAGGGCCGACTGCTCCTCGACCAGCTCGGCCTCGACGCCGTCGTTGACTACCGCGCCGACGACTGGCACGAGCAGTTGACCGCCGCGACGCCGGACGGGGTCGACGTCAACTTCGAGAATGTCGGAGGTCCGGTCATGGAGGCCGTGATCGACCGCTTTAACAACCACGCCCGGATGACTCTCTGCGGTCTGATCGAGGGCTACAACATGAGGACCCGCCCACCTGGTCCGAGGAACTTCGGCCTGCTGCTCACCAAGCGGATACGCATGGAGGGTTTGATCGCCGTCGACCATTTCAATCGCGCCCGGGAGGTCGAGCGTGACCTTGTCGACCTCATGGACCGCGGACTGCTCAAGCCGCTCGAGACGGTCGTCGAGGGTTTCGACGCCTTGCCGGAGACGTTCGTCGCCTCGTTCGCCGGCGGGCACGTGGGCAAGCTGGCCGTCAGGCTGGGTCAGTCCTGA
- a CDS encoding AMP-dependent synthetase/ligase, translating into MSDPDTLVSAFRATVAGLQGSPALRSSDGRIDLSWSEYGVAADRIAAGFAGLGVRSGDTVAILMGNRPEWQLADTGALIAGATPFSLYTSAPPDQNLDLLARSGAKVLVADVALLEGLRLPDELVVVEVDGTGATRMTFEQLRDVDATDFTPPVAGPGDVATLIYTSGTTGPPKGVELTHSSILFMVGVFNDVQPLSGGRTVSYLPHAHIVDRIVGHYLGMVAGSSVTSIDRPMAVFEELPRIRPTLFTSVPRIWQRLHSAMMADVRSRPEPERSSVLTAIVEAEQRVERQAAGVPIPEEVSAEMAEAEDTWFSPLRQSFGLDAVGWFITGSAPLPRATHIFFAAIGMPLHDLWGLSETVAVATLSVPGDHHLGTVGRPVPGTDVRLADDGEVLIRGPHLAVGYKDDPAATSSAFDADGWFHSGDIGEWRDGRLAIIDRKKEMIISAGGENMSPSRIESVIASASPLVGGVVVVGDARAYNVALVVPDFTEVSARLGVSGSADTVISHPAVRAEFSAVLEDANGRLSRPERVRRHLLLLAPWTVESGELTPTLKVRRQVVESNHAVDIENLYAPVDSSTSADAQRIGALRRATARG; encoded by the coding sequence ATGTCCGACCCCGACACACTTGTCTCAGCCTTTCGTGCCACCGTTGCCGGACTGCAAGGCTCTCCCGCCCTCCGGAGCAGCGACGGGCGGATCGACCTCAGCTGGAGCGAGTACGGCGTCGCAGCGGATCGGATCGCCGCCGGGTTTGCCGGGCTCGGCGTCAGGTCGGGGGACACGGTCGCCATCCTCATGGGAAACCGGCCCGAGTGGCAGCTCGCGGACACCGGCGCTCTCATCGCGGGCGCGACGCCGTTCTCCCTGTACACAAGCGCTCCACCGGACCAAAACCTCGACCTTTTGGCGCGGTCCGGCGCGAAGGTGCTCGTCGCTGACGTCGCTCTGCTGGAGGGTCTTCGCCTACCGGATGAGCTGGTCGTGGTCGAGGTCGACGGAACCGGGGCGACCCGTATGACCTTCGAGCAGCTGCGTGACGTGGACGCCACCGACTTCACCCCGCCGGTCGCGGGGCCTGGCGACGTGGCCACACTCATCTACACCTCAGGCACGACCGGCCCGCCCAAGGGTGTCGAGCTTACGCACTCGTCGATACTCTTCATGGTGGGCGTCTTCAATGACGTGCAACCACTCAGCGGCGGACGCACCGTCTCGTACCTCCCGCACGCCCACATCGTCGACCGGATCGTCGGCCACTACCTGGGCATGGTCGCGGGATCGTCAGTGACGAGCATCGACAGACCCATGGCTGTCTTCGAGGAGCTTCCGCGCATCCGGCCGACCCTCTTCACCTCCGTCCCGCGGATCTGGCAGCGCCTGCACTCCGCGATGATGGCCGACGTCCGCTCACGTCCTGAGCCCGAGCGATCGTCGGTTCTCACCGCGATCGTCGAGGCCGAGCAGCGTGTCGAGCGGCAGGCAGCCGGCGTACCGATCCCCGAAGAGGTGTCAGCCGAAATGGCTGAGGCGGAAGACACCTGGTTCAGCCCACTGAGGCAGTCGTTCGGGCTAGACGCCGTCGGGTGGTTCATTACCGGTTCAGCCCCTCTGCCTCGCGCCACACACATCTTCTTCGCCGCGATCGGCATGCCGCTCCACGACCTTTGGGGGCTGAGCGAGACGGTCGCCGTGGCAACCCTGAGCGTGCCGGGTGATCATCATCTCGGCACGGTGGGGCGCCCGGTCCCCGGGACGGACGTGCGCCTGGCCGACGACGGCGAAGTCCTCATCCGTGGCCCCCACCTGGCCGTCGGATACAAGGACGACCCGGCTGCGACCTCGTCGGCGTTCGACGCCGATGGCTGGTTCCACTCCGGGGACATCGGCGAGTGGCGAGACGGCCGCTTGGCGATCATCGATCGCAAGAAGGAGATGATCATCAGCGCCGGCGGCGAGAATATGTCGCCAAGCCGTATCGAGAGTGTCATCGCCAGCGCGTCGCCGCTCGTCGGCGGTGTCGTCGTCGTGGGTGACGCGCGCGCGTACAACGTGGCGCTGGTCGTCCCTGACTTCACCGAGGTGTCAGCCCGCCTCGGGGTCTCAGGCAGCGCAGACACTGTGATCAGTCACCCGGCTGTCCGCGCTGAGTTCTCCGCGGTGCTCGAGGATGCGAACGGGCGACTGTCCCGTCCGGAAAGGGTTCGTCGGCACCTGCTCCTCCTGGCGCCCTGGACGGTCGAGAGCGGCGAGCTGACTCCCACCCTCAAGGTGCGACGACAGGTTGTGGAGTCCAATCACGCGGTCGACATCGAGAACCTCTATGCACCGGTCGACTCTTCAACGTCTGCCGACGCCCAGAGGATCGGCGCGCTGCGGCGAGCGACAGCTCGGGGCTGA
- a CDS encoding HNH endonuclease signature motif containing protein has product MATITAPTTEELSDVVRWQARAEAHTIQAMVDYRDAEMARTALIDSSLRRKIERSAIALTIGEATGMSEAQIQLRLSIADRVREKTPQVWEAFVDGLLDFSRVRDISATIEKLHREESVARLDSRVLSYAADHTGTELRQWLRRFVQRVEADLAVERADAARAGRHVAVAHGDDSMSWLNAYLPSHEAAAIEARLRKEARKAPDPDDDCTVAQREADLLVAWCTDSDPATSAIDANIAVTVGADVLAGAVPGFAESTDGCWAVPARWVGDVVATGGSFWHRIIVDPVSDDVLAHEYVGRFAPDTLAVALQFLHGVCQAPGCMVPADRCDLDHRTPHPVGRTTGDNMGPLCRRHHNLKGHGLLHWSTSPPAELIVIELYPPTPAVEMEYVAA; this is encoded by the coding sequence ATGGCCACCATCACAGCACCGACGACAGAGGAACTGTCCGACGTCGTGCGGTGGCAGGCCCGAGCCGAGGCGCACACTATCCAGGCGATGGTCGACTACCGCGACGCGGAGATGGCTCGTACCGCGTTGATCGACTCGTCGTTGCGGCGCAAGATCGAACGATCCGCGATTGCGTTGACCATCGGCGAGGCCACGGGGATGTCCGAGGCGCAGATCCAGCTGAGGCTGTCGATCGCCGACCGTGTCCGCGAGAAGACACCGCAGGTATGGGAGGCGTTCGTCGACGGCCTGCTGGACTTCTCCCGGGTGCGTGACATCAGCGCGACGATCGAGAAGCTGCACCGGGAGGAGTCCGTGGCCCGGCTCGACAGCCGGGTGCTCAGCTACGCGGCCGACCACACGGGCACCGAGCTGAGGCAGTGGTTGCGGCGGTTCGTGCAGCGGGTCGAGGCCGACCTGGCCGTCGAACGAGCCGACGCCGCACGGGCCGGCCGGCACGTGGCCGTGGCTCATGGGGATGACTCGATGTCGTGGCTGAACGCCTACCTTCCCTCCCACGAGGCAGCCGCCATTGAGGCCCGGCTGCGCAAGGAAGCCCGCAAGGCCCCGGACCCCGATGACGACTGCACGGTGGCCCAGCGTGAGGCGGACCTGCTGGTCGCCTGGTGCACCGATTCCGACCCCGCCACCTCGGCAATTGACGCGAACATCGCCGTCACCGTCGGTGCCGACGTGCTTGCCGGCGCGGTGCCCGGGTTCGCCGAGTCCACGGACGGATGCTGGGCCGTCCCGGCCCGGTGGGTCGGCGACGTGGTCGCCACCGGTGGCAGCTTCTGGCATCGCATCATCGTCGACCCGGTCAGCGACGACGTCCTGGCCCACGAGTACGTCGGCCGATTCGCCCCCGACACCCTGGCTGTCGCGTTGCAGTTCCTCCACGGGGTCTGCCAAGCACCCGGCTGCATGGTCCCGGCAGACCGGTGCGACCTCGACCACCGCACACCTCACCCGGTTGGCCGGACTACCGGCGACAACATGGGACCGTTGTGCCGAAGACACCACAACCTCAAAGGCCACGGCCTGCTCCACTGGTCCACCAGCCCACCAGCCGAGCTGATCGTCATCGAGCTCTACCCGCCGACACCCGCCGTCGAGATGGAGTACGTCGCCGCCTGA
- a CDS encoding PucR family transcriptional regulator: MKHHYRNDSVAVKPFLDWLEKNSEELVDMMLEAVVTATPGVVLGGLADHTRLRDALTSHLPLVHSVVAAGDEDPTFELPKAATKWARHMATERVELSELVLAYDAAGDVLIQMFARSTRTGDSRLPDEFRADALEIALERLFRYLRAALTRAISAYTQERELLRHRDDSRVQDVVQSVLNGTANEAEAERELSYRFTATHLAFVVWSEHAVGPELERVVLLLRAALQPWQHLSVFEGHRQIAGWMSTTHPDPASELSGADLPDGFRVALGTAHQGLSGFRSTRREAAEARRMADLVAGSSAVVSFLDVAVPAMASHDTDLVRTFVTGRLGPLLDHRHEVLLQTLQVWFAELGSPTRTSRRLGVHANTVVKRLDRVERLLKHPFDPASLTLRVAVELAPLVVAPPAAVRTDPA, translated from the coding sequence ATGAAGCACCACTACCGCAACGATTCTGTCGCCGTGAAGCCGTTCCTCGACTGGCTCGAGAAGAACAGCGAAGAGCTCGTCGACATGATGTTGGAGGCAGTGGTGACGGCGACCCCGGGTGTGGTCCTGGGTGGCCTGGCCGACCACACCAGGCTGCGGGACGCCCTCACCTCGCACCTCCCGCTCGTCCATTCGGTGGTCGCGGCCGGTGATGAGGATCCGACCTTCGAGCTCCCCAAGGCTGCGACCAAGTGGGCGCGCCACATGGCGACGGAGCGGGTTGAGCTGTCAGAACTGGTGTTGGCCTACGACGCGGCGGGTGACGTGTTGATCCAGATGTTTGCCCGTTCAACCCGGACGGGTGACTCGCGTCTGCCCGACGAGTTCCGTGCCGACGCTCTGGAGATTGCTCTGGAACGGCTGTTTCGCTACCTGCGGGCCGCGCTGACCCGCGCGATCTCGGCCTACACCCAAGAGCGCGAGCTGCTTCGACACCGCGATGACTCGCGAGTGCAGGATGTCGTCCAGTCGGTCCTCAATGGCACCGCCAACGAGGCGGAGGCCGAACGCGAGCTGTCCTACCGCTTCACTGCCACCCACCTGGCCTTTGTCGTCTGGAGCGAGCACGCGGTGGGGCCAGAGCTGGAACGTGTCGTCCTGCTGCTTCGGGCCGCACTTCAGCCCTGGCAGCACCTATCGGTCTTCGAGGGACACCGCCAGATCGCCGGGTGGATGTCCACGACCCATCCCGATCCGGCGTCCGAGTTGTCGGGCGCGGACCTTCCGGACGGTTTCCGGGTAGCACTGGGAACGGCACACCAGGGCCTCTCCGGCTTCCGGTCCACGCGGCGAGAAGCGGCCGAGGCGCGCCGGATGGCGGACCTGGTCGCAGGATCGTCGGCAGTCGTCTCCTTCCTCGACGTGGCCGTCCCCGCCATGGCGTCCCACGACACTGACCTCGTCCGTACGTTCGTCACGGGACGCCTGGGCCCGTTGCTCGACCACAGGCACGAGGTGCTGCTGCAAACTCTCCAGGTGTGGTTCGCCGAGCTCGGGAGTCCCACGCGGACGAGTCGCCGCCTTGGCGTCCACGCCAACACCGTGGTCAAGAGGCTCGACCGGGTGGAGCGACTGCTCAAGCACCCCTTCGACCCTGCAAGTCTGACGTTGCGGGTGGCCGTGGAGCTGGCTCCGCTCGTGGTCGCACCACCGGCCGCGGTCAGGACTGACCCAGCCTGA
- a CDS encoding COX15/CtaA family protein translates to MAPTLGLRDPDRTVVERWAWAAVVANGFIILTGGLVRLTGSGLGCPTWPKCTDESFVPHRELGMHGLIEFGNRLLTYVLIAIVVATFVAVWRWSGTSRRLRQLAALIALGVPFQGVIGGITVLTDLNPWVVSLHLLLSMLLVAASMLLVFRVRGEDRVGTRRPLVMLTYLVSWVVVYLGTVVTGSGPHAGDDESPRNMLDPRLMSHVHAWSVYVLVGLTLLVIWKESGRVRAAAVVLLVVELAQGLIGFVQYFNDLPITLVAAHLVGAAVLMAAATRLLLTPDRAPSPASAPSHDVRV, encoded by the coding sequence ATGGCACCGACCCTGGGTCTGCGCGACCCCGACCGCACCGTCGTCGAGCGATGGGCGTGGGCCGCCGTGGTGGCCAACGGCTTCATCATCCTGACCGGCGGCCTCGTCCGGCTGACCGGTTCGGGCCTCGGCTGCCCCACCTGGCCCAAGTGCACCGACGAGTCCTTCGTCCCGCACCGCGAGCTGGGCATGCACGGCCTGATCGAGTTCGGCAACCGCCTGCTGACGTACGTGCTGATCGCCATCGTGGTCGCCACGTTCGTCGCGGTGTGGCGCTGGTCCGGCACGAGCCGGCGGCTCCGACAGCTCGCTGCGCTCATCGCCCTCGGTGTGCCGTTCCAGGGCGTGATCGGTGGCATCACGGTGCTGACCGACCTCAACCCGTGGGTCGTCTCGCTGCACCTGCTGCTCTCGATGCTGCTCGTCGCGGCATCGATGCTGCTGGTGTTCCGGGTCCGCGGCGAGGACCGGGTCGGCACGCGGCGACCGCTCGTCATGCTGACGTACCTGGTCTCGTGGGTCGTCGTCTACCTCGGCACGGTCGTCACCGGCAGCGGTCCGCACGCGGGCGACGACGAGTCGCCGCGCAACATGCTCGACCCGCGGCTCATGAGCCACGTCCACGCGTGGAGCGTGTACGTCCTCGTCGGCCTGACGCTCCTGGTGATCTGGAAGGAGTCCGGTCGTGTCCGCGCAGCGGCGGTCGTGCTCCTGGTCGTGGAGCTGGCCCAGGGACTCATCGGCTTCGTGCAGTACTTCAACGACCTGCCCATCACGCTCGTCGCGGCCCACCTGGTGGGCGCCGCGGTGCTGATGGCGGCAGCCACCCGCTTGCTGCTGACCCCCGACCGGGCACCCAGTCCGGCATCCGCACCGAGCCACGACGTCAGGGTGTGA